Proteins encoded within one genomic window of Scomber japonicus isolate fScoJap1 chromosome 16, fScoJap1.pri, whole genome shotgun sequence:
- the dmac2l gene encoding ATP synthase subunit s, mitochondrial, protein MRLLSKAVQSAVRQRDGSRRHFWGWLNAVFNKVDYERIKAIGPDRAAAEWLLRCGAKVRFEGFERWHHDYNGLPTGPLGRYKIQGIDATESCIMHRGFDHLDGLKYVDEIKFNKCIYIEDTCLEKLSSIENLQESLNMLEVVSCGNVTDKGIIALHRLKNLEYLFLSDLPGIKDKQTTASRLQTALPRLDLVLDLE, encoded by the exons ATGAGGCTTTTGTCGAAGGCGGTGCAGTCTgctgtgagacagagagacgggAGCCGCAGACACTTTTGGGGTTGGCTCAATGCAGTCTTCAACAA GGTTGACTATGAGAGGATCAAAGCTATTGGTCCAGACCGAGCCGCAGCAGAGTGGCTGTTGAGATGTGGTGCCAAAGTGAGGTTTGAAGGTTTCGAACGTTGGCATCACGACTACAACGGACTGCCAACTGGGCCACTGGGCAGATACAAGATCCAGGGGATTGATGCTACTGAATCCTGCATCATGCACAGAGGGTTCGACCATCTGG ATGGTTTGAAATATGTGGACGAGATCAAGTTCAATAAGTGTATCTACATTGAGGACACTTGCCTGGAGAAGTTGAGCTCAATAGAGAATCTGCAGGAGAGTTTGAACATGTTGGAGGTGGTGTCATGTGGAAACGTTACAGATAAGGGCATCATCGCCCTGCACAGACTCAA GAATCTGGAGTATCTGTTTCTCAGTGATCTTCCTGGGATCAAAGATAAGCAGACAACAGCTAGCAGATTACAGACGGCACTTCCACGTCTGGATTTAGTTCTGGACCTGGAGTAA
- the cdkl1 gene encoding cyclin-dependent kinase-like 1 isoform X1, protein MEKYEKIGKIGEGSYGVVFKCRNKDTGQIVAIKKFVESEDDPIIRKIALREIRMLKQLKHANLVNLIEVFRRKRKLHLVFEYCDHTVLNELDRHPRGVPEQLVKSIIWQTLQAVNFCHKQNCIHRDVKPENILITKHQVIKLCDFGFARILTGPCDYYTDYVATRWYRAPELLVGDTQYGPPVDVWAIGCVFAELLSGIPLWPGKSDMDQLYLIRKTLGDLIPRHQQVFSNNQFFSGVSIPEPQDMEALEQKYPILSHQALSLMKGCLRMDPSERLTCEHLLQHPYFDSLREKSEGASREQDRSGNKRTRLPRKHLPPLQYLPQLTGSSIFPALDNKKYYNNLRKFNYHLPNI, encoded by the exons ATGGAGAAGTACGAGAAGATTGGAAAGATCGGAGAGGGCTCCTACGGCGTCGTCTTCAAGTGCAGGAACAAAGACACGGGGCAGATTGTCGCCATCAAGAAGTTTGTAGAGTCAGAGGACGATCCCATCATCAGGAAGATTGCACTGAGGGAGATCAGGATGCTGAAG CAACTGAAACACGCCAACCTGGTGAATCTGATCGAGGTGTTTCGACGTAAACGGAAGCTTCACCTCGTGTTCGAGTACTGCGACCACACGGTCCTCAACGAGCTGGACCGCCATCCCAGAGG AGTCCCGGAGCAGCTTGTAAAAAGTATAATCTGGCAGACGCTTCAAGCTGTGAACTTCTGccacaaacaaaat tgtATTCACAGAGACGTCAAGCCGGAGAATATTCTCATCACCAAACATCAAGTCATCAAACTCTGTGACTTTGGGTTTGCGAGGATACTCA CTGGACCATGTGACTACTACACAGACTACGTGGCCACCCGTTGGTACCGGGCCCCCGAGCTGCTGGTGGGGGACACTCAGTACGGCCCACCGGTGGATGTTTGGGCCATCGGCTGCGTGTTCGCAGAGCTGCTGTCGGGGATTCCTCTGTGGCCCGGGAAGTCTGACATGGACCAGCTGTACCTGATCAGGAAGACTCTCG GAGATCTGATCCCTCGACATCAGCAGGTTTTCAGCAACAACCAATTCTTCAGTGGTGTTTCCATCCCGGAGCCTCAAGACATG gaaGCTTTGGAGCAGAAATATCCAATTCTCTCACATCAAGCTCTGAGTCTTATGAAG GGTTGTCTCAGGATGGACCCGTCTGAGCGGCTGACATGCGAGCATCTCCTCCAGCATCCGTACTTCGACAGCCTGCGAGAAAAGAGCGAGGGAGCTTCTCGAGAGCAGGACCGCTCCGGCAACAAGAGGACGCGTTTACCTCGCAAACACCTCCCACC cctccagtATTTGCCACAGCTGACCGGCAGCAGCATCTTTCCAGCTCTGGATAATAAGAAATACTACAACAACCTGCGCAAGTTCAACTATCATCTACCAAACATCTAA
- the cdkl1 gene encoding cyclin-dependent kinase-like 1 isoform X4 has protein sequence MEKYEKIGKIGEGSYGVVFKCRNKDTGQIVAIKKFVESEDDPIIRKIALREIRMLKQLKHANLVNLIEVFRRKRKLHLVFEYCDHTVLNELDRHPRGVPEQLVKSIIWQTLQAVNFCHKQNCIHRDVKPENILITKHQVIKLCDFGFARILTGPCDYYTDYVATRWYRAPELLVGDTQYGPPVDVWAIGCVFAELLSGIPLWPGKSDMDQLYLIRKTLGDLIPRHQQVFSNNQFFSGVSIPEPQDMEALEQKYPILSHQALSLMKGCLRMDPSERLTCEHLLQHPYFDSLREKSEGASREQDRSGNKRTRLPRKHLPPGVSSRLQYLPQLTGSSIFPALDNKKYYNNLRKFNYHLPNI, from the exons ATGGAGAAGTACGAGAAGATTGGAAAGATCGGAGAGGGCTCCTACGGCGTCGTCTTCAAGTGCAGGAACAAAGACACGGGGCAGATTGTCGCCATCAAGAAGTTTGTAGAGTCAGAGGACGATCCCATCATCAGGAAGATTGCACTGAGGGAGATCAGGATGCTGAAG CAACTGAAACACGCCAACCTGGTGAATCTGATCGAGGTGTTTCGACGTAAACGGAAGCTTCACCTCGTGTTCGAGTACTGCGACCACACGGTCCTCAACGAGCTGGACCGCCATCCCAGAGG AGTCCCGGAGCAGCTTGTAAAAAGTATAATCTGGCAGACGCTTCAAGCTGTGAACTTCTGccacaaacaaaat tgtATTCACAGAGACGTCAAGCCGGAGAATATTCTCATCACCAAACATCAAGTCATCAAACTCTGTGACTTTGGGTTTGCGAGGATACTCA CTGGACCATGTGACTACTACACAGACTACGTGGCCACCCGTTGGTACCGGGCCCCCGAGCTGCTGGTGGGGGACACTCAGTACGGCCCACCGGTGGATGTTTGGGCCATCGGCTGCGTGTTCGCAGAGCTGCTGTCGGGGATTCCTCTGTGGCCCGGGAAGTCTGACATGGACCAGCTGTACCTGATCAGGAAGACTCTCG GAGATCTGATCCCTCGACATCAGCAGGTTTTCAGCAACAACCAATTCTTCAGTGGTGTTTCCATCCCGGAGCCTCAAGACATG gaaGCTTTGGAGCAGAAATATCCAATTCTCTCACATCAAGCTCTGAGTCTTATGAAG GGTTGTCTCAGGATGGACCCGTCTGAGCGGCTGACATGCGAGCATCTCCTCCAGCATCCGTACTTCGACAGCCTGCGAGAAAAGAGCGAGGGAGCTTCTCGAGAGCAGGACCGCTCCGGCAACAAGAGGACGCGTTTACCTCGCAAACACCTCCCACCCGGGGTGAGCAGCCG cctccagtATTTGCCACAGCTGACCGGCAGCAGCATCTTTCCAGCTCTGGATAATAAGAAATACTACAACAACCTGCGCAAGTTCAACTATCATCTACCAAACATCTAA
- the cdkl1 gene encoding cyclin-dependent kinase-like 1 isoform X2 gives MEKYEKIGKIGEGSYGVVFKCRNKDTGQIVAIKKFVESEDDPIIRKIALREIRMLKQLKHANLVNLIEVFRRKRKLHLVFEYCDHTVLNELDRHPRGVPEQLVKSIIWQTLQAVNFCHKQNCIHRDVKPENILITKHQVIKLCDFGFARILTGPCDYYTDYVATRWYRAPELLVGDTQYGPPVDVWAIGCVFAELLSGIPLWPGKSDMDQLYLIRKTLGDLIPRHQQVFSNNQFFSGVSIPEPQDMEALEQKYPILSHQALSLMKGCLRMDPSERLTCEHLLQHPYFDSLREKSEGASREQDRSGNKRTRLPRKHLPPGYLPQLTGSSIFPALDNKKYYNNLRKFNYHLPNI, from the exons ATGGAGAAGTACGAGAAGATTGGAAAGATCGGAGAGGGCTCCTACGGCGTCGTCTTCAAGTGCAGGAACAAAGACACGGGGCAGATTGTCGCCATCAAGAAGTTTGTAGAGTCAGAGGACGATCCCATCATCAGGAAGATTGCACTGAGGGAGATCAGGATGCTGAAG CAACTGAAACACGCCAACCTGGTGAATCTGATCGAGGTGTTTCGACGTAAACGGAAGCTTCACCTCGTGTTCGAGTACTGCGACCACACGGTCCTCAACGAGCTGGACCGCCATCCCAGAGG AGTCCCGGAGCAGCTTGTAAAAAGTATAATCTGGCAGACGCTTCAAGCTGTGAACTTCTGccacaaacaaaat tgtATTCACAGAGACGTCAAGCCGGAGAATATTCTCATCACCAAACATCAAGTCATCAAACTCTGTGACTTTGGGTTTGCGAGGATACTCA CTGGACCATGTGACTACTACACAGACTACGTGGCCACCCGTTGGTACCGGGCCCCCGAGCTGCTGGTGGGGGACACTCAGTACGGCCCACCGGTGGATGTTTGGGCCATCGGCTGCGTGTTCGCAGAGCTGCTGTCGGGGATTCCTCTGTGGCCCGGGAAGTCTGACATGGACCAGCTGTACCTGATCAGGAAGACTCTCG GAGATCTGATCCCTCGACATCAGCAGGTTTTCAGCAACAACCAATTCTTCAGTGGTGTTTCCATCCCGGAGCCTCAAGACATG gaaGCTTTGGAGCAGAAATATCCAATTCTCTCACATCAAGCTCTGAGTCTTATGAAG GGTTGTCTCAGGATGGACCCGTCTGAGCGGCTGACATGCGAGCATCTCCTCCAGCATCCGTACTTCGACAGCCTGCGAGAAAAGAGCGAGGGAGCTTCTCGAGAGCAGGACCGCTCCGGCAACAAGAGGACGCGTTTACCTCGCAAACACCTCCCACCCGGG tATTTGCCACAGCTGACCGGCAGCAGCATCTTTCCAGCTCTGGATAATAAGAAATACTACAACAACCTGCGCAAGTTCAACTATCATCTACCAAACATCTAA
- the cdkl1 gene encoding cyclin-dependent kinase-like 1 isoform X3, with protein sequence MEKYEKIGKIGEGSYGVVFKCRNKDTGQIVAIKKFVESEDDPIIRKIALREIRMLKQLKHANLVNLIEVFRRKRKLHLVFEYCDHTVLNELDRHPRGVPEQLVKSIIWQTLQAVNFCHKQNCIHRDVKPENILITKHQVIKLCDFGFARILTGPCDYYTDYVATRWYRAPELLVGDTQYGPPVDVWAIGCVFAELLSGIPLWPGKSDMDQLYLIRKTLGDLIPRHQQVFSNNQFFSGVSIPEPQDMEALEQKYPILSHQALSLMKLQYLPQLTGSSIFPALDNKKYYNNLRKFNYHLPNI encoded by the exons ATGGAGAAGTACGAGAAGATTGGAAAGATCGGAGAGGGCTCCTACGGCGTCGTCTTCAAGTGCAGGAACAAAGACACGGGGCAGATTGTCGCCATCAAGAAGTTTGTAGAGTCAGAGGACGATCCCATCATCAGGAAGATTGCACTGAGGGAGATCAGGATGCTGAAG CAACTGAAACACGCCAACCTGGTGAATCTGATCGAGGTGTTTCGACGTAAACGGAAGCTTCACCTCGTGTTCGAGTACTGCGACCACACGGTCCTCAACGAGCTGGACCGCCATCCCAGAGG AGTCCCGGAGCAGCTTGTAAAAAGTATAATCTGGCAGACGCTTCAAGCTGTGAACTTCTGccacaaacaaaat tgtATTCACAGAGACGTCAAGCCGGAGAATATTCTCATCACCAAACATCAAGTCATCAAACTCTGTGACTTTGGGTTTGCGAGGATACTCA CTGGACCATGTGACTACTACACAGACTACGTGGCCACCCGTTGGTACCGGGCCCCCGAGCTGCTGGTGGGGGACACTCAGTACGGCCCACCGGTGGATGTTTGGGCCATCGGCTGCGTGTTCGCAGAGCTGCTGTCGGGGATTCCTCTGTGGCCCGGGAAGTCTGACATGGACCAGCTGTACCTGATCAGGAAGACTCTCG GAGATCTGATCCCTCGACATCAGCAGGTTTTCAGCAACAACCAATTCTTCAGTGGTGTTTCCATCCCGGAGCCTCAAGACATG gaaGCTTTGGAGCAGAAATATCCAATTCTCTCACATCAAGCTCTGAGTCTTATGAAG ctccagtATTTGCCACAGCTGACCGGCAGCAGCATCTTTCCAGCTCTGGATAATAAGAAATACTACAACAACCTGCGCAAGTTCAACTATCATCTACCAAACATCTAA